From Cloacibacillus sp. An23, the proteins below share one genomic window:
- a CDS encoding phosphopantetheine-binding protein: METKVIAVASDILGYSADASSSLSDAGSLKILQIIMALDEEGISVPLEKIAKVKSVGDIIAFAEVE, encoded by the coding sequence ATGGAAACAAAGGTCATAGCTGTAGCGTCGGATATTCTCGGGTATTCGGCAGACGCATCGTCTTCGCTCTCCGACGCCGGCTCGCTGAAAATCCTTCAGATAATCATGGCTCTGGACGAAGAAGGAATATCCGTGCCGCTCGAGAAAATCGCGAAAGTCAAATCGGTGGGCGACATAATCGCCTTTGCAGAGGT
- a CDS encoding NeuD/PglB/VioB family sugar acetyltransferase, producing the protein MTNIKNLVIYGAGGLGREILSLIRRDYADEWRVVGFIVDCDDRPDMVEGIPVFSPEYLKTADLAVVFGFTDTRQKNKRLTQLECYRNLSFPNILSKHAIINKDCKLGKGIVVTDFCSISTKAVIEDGVFLNVGTVIGHDVVIGKACSIMPQCAVSGFVKVGCETFIGAHSFVLQGKTIGNSVTIAAGTVVCRDVCDGGMAMGSPAKVLKCK; encoded by the coding sequence CAGGAGGACTTGGGAGAGAAATCCTGTCGCTGATACGCCGCGACTATGCTGACGAGTGGCGGGTAGTTGGTTTTATCGTCGATTGCGACGACAGACCAGACATGGTTGAAGGTATTCCTGTGTTTTCTCCTGAATATCTTAAAACGGCCGACTTGGCGGTAGTTTTCGGTTTTACAGATACACGCCAGAAAAATAAACGGCTGACCCAACTAGAATGTTATAGAAATTTATCTTTTCCTAACATCCTGTCCAAACATGCAATCATCAATAAAGACTGCAAATTGGGAAAAGGCATCGTTGTTACGGACTTTTGCAGCATTTCTACTAAAGCCGTTATTGAAGATGGCGTATTCCTTAATGTGGGCACGGTTATTGGGCATGACGTAGTGATAGGTAAAGCATGCTCAATTATGCCGCAATGCGCCGTTTCTGGATTTGTCAAAGTTGGGTGCGAAACGTTCATAGGCGCACACAGTTTTGTTCTGCAGGGAAAAACCATTGGCAATAGCGTAACTATAGCGGCTGGCACCGTAGTTTGCAGGGATGTCTGCGATGGCGGAATGGCAATGGGCAGCCCTGCGAAAGTGCTCAAATGTAAGTAA
- a CDS encoding acyl carrier protein — protein sequence MMDTKQFIEELAEILEADPTTLTLDSDFRESADYWSSLTGFSILIFMQDRCGVNVPVDDFLEMHTVGDLYKAASKEGE from the coding sequence ATGATGGACACCAAACAATTCATAGAAGAACTGGCAGAAATACTGGAAGCCGACCCCACGACGCTGACCCTTGACTCGGATTTCCGTGAGTCCGCGGACTACTGGTCGTCGCTCACTGGATTCAGCATCCTCATCTTCATGCAGGACAGATGCGGAGTAAACGTCCCCGTGGACGATTTCCTTGAAATGCACACCGTCGGGGACCTGTATAAGGCCGCCTCAAAAGAAGGCGAATAG